tttttaaaaaatttaaaagctagttatatttttttagagactgaatcatccggttcgaccggttttatatctatataatgataggtctattcaaccgagttatccggttcaatccggtttaatccggtttggtcgtgcggttcgaccagtgacccagtggttcgaccgataaactagtgacccaataccctcaccggtttgatgaccggtccgatttttaaaacactgcctcCATTAAAGagccaaagagagccttatcctTCCAAACTTCATTCCTTAAGCACATTGTCCAAACAaatcatccaaacaccttccatatatcATATAGAAGCTGTTCAGACCATTCATTAACATCTGTAACACTTGTATTTCATTGTTGCTCTTCAAATTTTTCACTTTATATGTGCTATCGGGTTTGAAGTTGTAGAGGTGATCAAAGCattctaagcattcaaacaccaTCCCTGGACATCAAGGAAGCTTTCCAGATCATTACCACGCTTCTGTAACAGCTCCAAGCaagctcacgacctccattttcagaggtaaaaaCTTAAACTTTGAACTTGTAGGAAGAAGCATCATTCTGATCAATTCTTGTTATCAATTAACTCAGAATCATGTAGGGATtaatagccctaaggttttagggcttGATTATTTGATTCAAGAGTTTAattttaaacatgatttttagGTTTCATACGGTTTTCAGTCAAATTCATGAGCTTCAGTTTAAACAAATTTATAAGAATTACATGGTTGAATTCGTGTGTAAATTCTGAGTCAAATGCATCTTTGTTTTGTTCAAAATGGTTAAGATTCGAGGAAATTTGAATTTGTGTTCATTGCGGGtgataggttgaagatgaaattcATCTTCATTTTCCAGACTTCGtttctcttatattttattcAAGCTGTGTTAGTTACAAAATGCGTGCGCTAGTCAGTTGGTCATTGTTTTGTATGGTGAAACAAGGggcatgggttcaaacccttCTAGGGCCAtttccaattttttatcacttatcttatttctcttttgggttaatacctattttcacccctgtcaTATGGGGTCGGTTTGAAAAAACCCTgccaaaaaaaagttgcaataattgcctcaacaaattttaaaagtttcagTTTGTATCTTTAGCAGGCCACATCATCAAAAAGTCTGATGTggcaattttttttaactttttaatgaattatttttccacCTCATATATTCATCCAATATAATGACCTTAATACCCTTAGTTCCTATATCCACAAAAACCCAAAATTTTATGTATCCTAACCCATACTTTCGTTCTTGAATCTTCTTCTTTCCATTTCTCTGAAGCTTACATTTTTTCTCCACTCAAATCAACAAGCATAAACTTAGTGCAGTCTccactcaaaaatacccaaaccaaACATCAATAAAAGGTAAGCTAAAAAGTCATGAATTGTTACCGGATAGGAAAGCTTCGCTCGTAGGTCACCGGCCAATGGAAGTTGCGTGGCTCGACTCGAAGATTGGCGGCTGATGCATTGTTGCATGGATAGCATGGTGACGTCGGATCTGTCCGGTGGGTTCGTCGAAGTGGCGGATCACTTGTGGGCTGCGACGGCAGTTGTGGAGCATCAACGGAGGGAGTACAGCGGAGGATCCATGGCGTATCAGCGGCGGTGATGATGGAGGTGGTCAGGGCGGTTGTGTGGCGGTGGATCTGGCGTTTCGTGTCGGCGAGTTTGGTTGATCCGTCGACGGTATGAATGCGATCTGAAACAATAACAACATAATCTTTTTTTATACtactttctttttgtttcaatttcatatgtaatttttttgtGACAAATTAGTTTATGTATGTGATATTAAATGGGTTAACAATTAATTATGTGTGCGTaagagaaattatgaaattttaagTTGGTTTGTAATGCTAATTGTTGGAGATAAACTTTGTTTCTTTACTGTAACAACATGGAAAGAAATGATACAGAAGAAGTTTAGTTTCTTGCAAATTGATTATTTTATAGTTTGAAATAGTATTGTGTGGTTAGTGTAAAGAATTTTTGGAAGAGATTCTGTGGGTTTAATTTGGTGAAGAAAAAACGCAAGCTTCAGAGAAATGGAAAGAAGAAGATTCAAGAATTAAAGTATGGGTTAGGGTACAAAAAATTCTGGGTTTTTGTGGATATAGGAACTAAGGGTATTAAGATCATTATATTGGATGAATATATGAGGTGGAAAAACAAttcattaaaaagttaaaaaaaaactgaCACATCAAACTTTTTGATGATGTGGCCTGCTAAAGGTATAAActgaaacttttaaaatttgttgagGCAATTATTGCAAATTTTTTTGGCAAGGGGTTTTTCAAACCGAtcctatatggcaggggtgaaaataggtattaaccatAAGTAGTGTATTTTTAGATTAtgattaaaaatccaaaaaaatatttatttttacccaaattaaaaattaatcaaaaacatgttttttcatgtattaaaaaatcaaccaaaaatcgttttattttaaatatttcttcaaagtagctttgtatatttttgtgaatatttgtttagggttagaataTCCTGTCTTTGACTTTCTCATGTACCCCTAGACCAAATCTCTTTTAGAATTtgatatttaatcattaaaattaattaggtgtaGGTGTtaatttctaaaaccctaatttcaaaatcCTAGGTTtaaaatcctaatccaaaaagaaacatgttgatctttgcttatccatgaacttgttactttgtacatatacttgttgatttcaaCCCTTGTGTTTTGTACTTATTTGTTTATCTTAACCATTATCCTTTATACacacttgttgatttttatcATTGTGTTTTGTACTTATCatccattgtattatcatttgTATATACATTGTTTATTTAACCCACATGCATGAtttcatattcatcatcatccatcattcattcatatatgaatTCCTCCAAAGGTATAAACATCCTTGCTCATTATCATTAATGATTATTATGCTcacttgtttgtcttttgtgacacatgttatcacacacacacacacacttgaggtatccattgattgattgcttaagttgtttgttgaaaatccaaaggaatgggaatggtattgattaaaattgtcaaggtactcaaactcttttccaatctcttttatttagtgttaaagtattgttaaagttttTCATTTGTtctatggttttgtattgttaaagcttaaccaaacccttttgttttttaaaccttggtactaagaggagaattattcccggtgaaactaatCTTactccattgaccttgtattgttaaagcctGGTCCCTTTttattggttttgtattgttaaagctcaaccacccctttgttttaaaaccttggtactaagagaagaattattctcggtgaaactactcttagtccattgaccttgtattgttaaagctggatccctttttattaaaacttgttaaatattgttaaagcttaacatttttaaaaacccgttgaatattgttaaagctcaacacccaaaaagattctgGCCACCAtggctcttttattttccttttaagaggaactaaaaaagctctgactttcctattaaaggggtatgtaggcctaagatgcgatgtcttatcgagctcacttttaaaaacttcttttcctatccccacactctttttaaaattcacatatgcttttcaaaaatatgtacacaaaaacaatagcattttcaaagaggttcccatggagtaccatagatatgaggggtgcttaaaaccttccctttgtataacaaacccccttacccaaatctctgataagtttattagttttgattttaaaaacttctgtgagtTTTAtttgctctttctcccattccttttttgaaacaataaagcccggtggcgactctgttttaaacaaatgagctaagtctttctcatggctttagtctcaccaatttcaccgttaCAGAATCGTCAGAACTtggtcttcagagtctttagaaaattttcctcAGGGTCTTCAGAACTTGTGGAGCGTAAAACTTCAGAGCTTGAAAACTTTCATAACCTCCTTTATCAAAGTCAGAGTTAGAAGTTATTTGATGAGCGTTCTTCAGAAGCGTTTCGGACTTGACTTATCTTTGTAAAACGCACTTTGTTATCTCTTTAGAGTCAGAGCATATTAAGTTTAAAAAATGATGACGTCACATGTCACTTCTTCAGAGTCAGAAACCTGTAAGCATTCAGCTTCACACTAGACAAAATCATTAGGGCACAAAATTTTTCTTTAAGAAactatatattgttatcatcaaaacgtAAGGCCAGATGCAAAACATacgatataataaactcatcttGTAAAAAAACCTTAACAATAACATACATCAATAGCAAACCTCAAACAACACACAATTTACAACGAATAACttttattaacaacatattataaacaacatacaacatacaCATTTATTACTAACAACTAACAACTTTTATCAAAAACAACATATCAACACATACAATGTCTCACGAACGCACCTGTCTCAGAATGGCGTCCACAATAAAAGGAGAATGAAGCTGAAGTGAGAGTTGCAAACTTGTGTTAATTAATTTGAACAAATTTCATTCTTGGTCTTTAACACAAGTTGACAGCTTTCACTTTAGCCTTatcctccttatattttttcttcatattatCCTACAAGTCAAATTGTATTATACATGTCATATTGTCCTACAAACAACATGAAAGAAGCTATTAAAACATAAACTATGATACATAAACAATATAGTTCACTTCTTAGGTTATACATTCACTCATATTAACTTAAATTATAAAGCTGTTATACTCATCTTAAGTTCACTTCTTAGGTCATATTATCATACATACAACATGAAAAAAAAGGCATATTAAACATGTCAATAAAAGTTCATTTCTTAGGTTATAGATTCACTCATCTTAAGTTAAACAGATTTAGAAACATAAACTACTAAACCATGAAAGAAgctatattatatattttgaagACTAACGTGTAACGTAACCATTTTCTAAGATTTAATGGAGTTAAATCACATTTCGTAAGCTTTTATGCAAGAAAGGTAACCATTCGAAGAAGACGAGTTCGCTGCATGAGTTTGGTGTTTCTATTTTGCATGTTTGTACATAAAGGTTGTAAAAACGTTAATGGATATTAGGATATATGAAAGAGACGAGTGAGAGAGATGTTggagttttgttttgagagagaCGACTATTATGATTTACTGAAGCGAGATaacttcttttatatatatatatatatatatatatatatatatatatatatatatatatatatatatatatacctttaCCACAGTTGATAATAGGAACTGTGATGAAATGTTAGCACCTTTCACCACGGTTGATAACAAGAATCGTGATGAAATATAAGGAGAAGTCCTTTttgtaacaaaaaataaaaaattattagtgTTGGGATTCAAACCCTTAGACTCCAGGTACAGTTTACCACGTTTGTTAACATTGACCGTAGTAATATGTGTTTtactaaatagaaaaaaaaaacattcaaaaatgAATTATTACTACGATTAACATAACAACCGTAGTAATATAGTATTATAAAAGATATATTTTGTAGTAGTGCGAGAATATTTGTTTGATCAAAGTGCACCTAGAACAATTCATGAACCACCAAGTAATCATCATGTTTATATTATCAATCTAACATGTTTTGAGGCTTAAatcaatttctaaaaaaaaattaaaaataaatattgctAAGATCAAGAATTGAACCCCTCGTAAAAGTATGCGGCCTTCTCCTTTGTTGTTAAACATTtgtaatatataaattttttttgataataataataataataattattattattattaacaaaattttaaaaaacattgCGACAAAACAATAATGATATTGTCAGATGTTGATATCGATCTCGTTTTTACTGTTTTGTACTTTAAAGAATAAATTATGATTAATTCACACAATCAACGACCGTAATTAATATCGTGACATTTGCATCAATCGAAATCGCATAAGTCTTTACGCGATCGCGACAAGATCTCAACCAATTTTTAAAAccctaataattaataataatagagCATTAGCATGGTGGGGGCTGAAAATTACCAAAGAATGTGATTATTGGTAATAAGAGAAAGAGTGATAAGGAAATGGGTAAGGGCTAGTAGGGTCGGTGGCCCCTAGCCATCATCTATGAAGGACACAGTAGCCTGTGCAATAGCAGCATATATAACAGTGACATATTTTACCTCTCAATCCACCACTCTTTGCTCTCAAGCAATCTTTTTATTTTACCACCCTAACTAATTTTCCATTACAAATTTAAATTAAGAAAGAGATATTATATAGCTATTTGAGTGGACAAGCATGCATGTAAACTAatgttatattatatattaagatGACACCAAATGATTGAGGAATATAACAAGAGAGTGTAGCTAAATTTTATGCACAAGAAAACAATAGCCAGAAGATAAATAGCTAGGTATATACAAAGTGGGTTCTTATTATTGTTTTCTTCTCTTCGTCTCTACATTATACTCTCTTGTCTCCTTAGATCCTTTCTTCTTCCTACCTTTTTGATTTCTCTTAAtctgtaagttttttttattcttcttcttctgacagaagaaaaatcaaacttttttcagCTTCTtctatctttttcttcttctttttaaattgttttgtttcttaattttctttagtctttaagttttttttttttaaatttgttatgCTTTCATGAGACAAAGAAACATGTTATTGAGTTTTTTctcttttggaagaatgattcaAACATTTGATATTTAGTTCAATAAATTTTCAGCTTGCAAGGTATTGTTATGGCGGCTTCGTCGTCGACATCATTCTTTGGAATCAGAGAAGAAAATCAAAGTCAGAtaactcatcatcttcatcctcaatCCACAACTACTTCTGCTACTTCCTCAGCTCCTTCAACCATAGTTCctcaaaagaaaagaagaaatcaaCCAGGAACACCAAGCAAGTAGCTTAATTAGATCAATTTTATTTCACACATTTAATTTCACATCACATGCACACACCCTTTACATTTCTTTtgttatttacaaaaaaaaataatgaaacccTAAAAAGGCCTCTCAATTTCttctactattttttttttatggcaCATAAATGATTGAGATGCATGCACTTTTCTCCAACCTTTTTCTCAGAAGCATGAAACTTTGGTTCTAATTTTATAATGATTTTTctatcttcaatttttttttaccacttttagAATGGTGCATATTCAACTTTTTTACTACTATTAGAATTAATGAGTATTGTTAGTTCATGGTGCATATTCAATTTTAGCAAGTAATTATTAAAccataaattttataatattttacttACAAGAAaagaattttatataatatttttgttgtttggaATTTTTCATGGTAAAAAGATCCAGATGCAGAAGTGATAGCACTATCTCCCAAGACACTAATGGCAACAAATAGATTCATATGTGAGGTATGCAACAAAGGGTTTCAAAGGGAGCAAAATCTTCAACTTCATAGAAGAGGACACAATCTTCCATGGAAGCTAAAGCAAAAGTCCAACAAAGAGCCAAAGAGAAAGGTTTATCTGTGTCCTGAGCCAACATGTGTTCATCATGATGCTTCAAGAGCTTTAGGAGACCTCACTGGGATTAAAAAGCATTACTCGCGGAAGCACGGCGAGAAGAAGTGGAAATGCGAAAAATGCTCAAAGAAATATGCTGTTCAATCAGATTGGAAAGCACATTCAAAGACTTGTGGGACTAGAGAATATAGATGTGATTGTGGCACCCTCTTCTCTAGGTAACTAACTTATCAACAACTTTATATAGTTATCTTCACACCAATGTTAGGGTTATGAAACACAGACACCGAAAATACGACAACAACACTGATACATCGGTTTCAGACACAAATATCGATATGAACACACATTTTTCTAAGGTGTCGGTGTTTCTGAGGTTAGGGCTACTTATAGTTTTTGCACTTGTAATCTTTCATATTTcatagtaaaattgaaaaaacacACAAAATGTGAGGAAGAGTCTCTTTTAATTTCTTATCTCAAAAGAAAGTGAACAAGAGCTTTCATCCTTTCATTGTTAGTTTGTGTTTGGGTGTTAGTGAAGGTATAATTTTTGTATGGCAGAAGACTGCATGCACGTGAGTACACTATTCAAATATGGTACAAAAATTGAAATGTTTTGTGAAAAAGGTAGGGAAAAAAATTCAACTTTGGTTCTAGGGAACAGTGCCATATAGATATTCTTATTCACATTCACGTGTAGTGAAACAAACAACATTATAACTTTGTTCTTACATGAGTTGGAATGAAGATGCTGGTTTTTTCTTATCTTTCTTGTTGGCTATTGTAGTGGTTCAAATTTCAAATACATTTTCATGTTTTTCATAAATTAATGAATTCTATTGGTAGAATATAGACAAGTATTGTGGTGGATTGCATTTATTGAACTGGCCCCATATTGGAGTTTTTTTAGTATTGACTTTCATCAAATATGCAAATAATTCTCTCTTAGATTGATCAAAGAAAGACCTCAAAAtggaaatttgatttggaaattcTTGGTTTGTTTCATATTTTGGCATAATCCATGGACCCTCTACTTCTATTGtagttttcttcttttcaacataCTTGTATagtttcaatcaatttcacaataaaTGCTTTCTTTGCTACTATGTAATGTAGTCTTCATTAGGGTTTTTTTAACAAAAGTTgttcaattgattttttttttccaattctAATATGACTCGGATCGAAAATATTACATCTGATTTTCAATGTGTTATttctataaaaattatattttctaaAGATAATAGGCATTCATCTTTGAACATTTTTTAAAAGTTCGTATTAGACGCTGTCTATAAAATTAGGCGTTATATTAGACGGTGTATACAAAATTAGACGCTATATTGAACAATATATTAGACGCTACGCCTGACTACAATATTTTGAATTCTTACTaaaaaattgtgtatttttttggTGCAGGCGTGACAGTTTCATCACTCATAGGGCATTTTGTGATGCATTAGCACAAGAGAGTGTAATAAGACACCCTAACCCTTTTGGTACTCATCCTCATTTCCATGCCACAAACCACATGACTTTAGGTCAAATTTCTCAACAATTGCAACTTCATCAAAACCAAACATCATCAACTAACAACAACATTCTGCGCCTTGGATCATCGGCACCAAAGTTCGAGCAACACTTAATCTCATCGCCGCCGTTAAATCACTCTACTTCATCATTTGGACAATACTCAGTTCCGTCTTCGTCATCGCCGTTCTTCAATATGAGTGATATTCCAAATCAATCCTTTGAAGAACACCAAGGACAATTCTCAAACAAGCCACAACAACTACATGGTCTAATGCAACTTCCTGATCTTCAAGGTAACGCGACAAGTAATAACTCGAACAATCTTTTCAACCTCATGAGTAATATCCATGATGATCAATTCAACAACAGTCCTCTTATCAGTGATCATCATCAGCAATCACTCTTTATGGTCAACTCAAATATGCAACAACATGATCATCAAAACCAAAACCATAACCTGTCTAGTCCTCACATGTCTGCCACTGCATTGCTTCAGAAAGCTTCTCAAATTGGCTCAACTAAttcaaccaacaacaacaaaGGTACTACTACTACAACTACCACATCTTTTGGAAATAGAAGTAGTCCAAGTATGGAACTAAATGATCATAACAACAACGATGAACTTCATGGATTGATAAACTCTATGGCCAATGGAAATGGAAACACATCCTCCTTATTTGGCAATGAAAACAACCTTAATATAAGGTTTGGTGAATCTGATAAGTTAACATTAGATTTTCTTGGTGTTGGTGGAATGGTCAGAAACAT
This genomic window from Vicia villosa cultivar HV-30 ecotype Madison, WI unplaced genomic scaffold, Vvil1.0 ctg.001512F_1_1, whole genome shotgun sequence contains:
- the LOC131635569 gene encoding protein indeterminate-domain 5, chloroplastic-like; amino-acid sequence: MAASSSTSFFGIREENQSQITHHLHPQSTTTSATSSAPSTIVPQKKRRNQPGTPNPDAEVIALSPKTLMATNRFICEVCNKGFQREQNLQLHRRGHNLPWKLKQKSNKEPKRKVYLCPEPTCVHHDASRALGDLTGIKKHYSRKHGEKKWKCEKCSKKYAVQSDWKAHSKTCGTREYRCDCGTLFSRRDSFITHRAFCDALAQESVIRHPNPFGTHPHFHATNHMTLGQISQQLQLHQNQTSSTNNNILRLGSSAPKFEQHLISSPPLNHSTSSFGQYSVPSSSSPFFNMSDIPNQSFEEHQGQFSNKPQQLHGLMQLPDLQGNATSNNSNNLFNLMSNIHDDQFNNSPLISDHHQQSLFMVNSNMQQHDHQNQNHNLSSPHMSATALLQKASQIGSTNSTNNNKGTTTTTTTSFGNRSSPSMELNDHNNNDELHGLINSMANGNGNTSSLFGNENNLNIRFGESDKLTLDFLGVGGMVRNISGAGFSQNEQQQQHAMASLNQNLKSSQAQSSQHFGSSNLMQ